The Streptomyces sp. Mut1 genome window below encodes:
- a CDS encoding alpha/beta hydrolase, with protein MAQRALPLPAARLGRAVGAAAGATTVGGVVLLLPDGEPHSHRRPSPLSYARRLPLARALARAGRTDGLAAHVVRYRCRGWNADEAHLAADAEWAVDEAVRRYGDVPVCLAGHGMGARAALRAGGHPAVTAVLALAPWLPADPSADPEPVKHLVGRPVLLVHGTNDAHCDPELSFRLAERAKKSNRDTCRFEVHSDGHALRQHRTEIAALAVDFVRGALFGHAYARPVTDALAAPPPLGLRMPLAAGFGESLGG; from the coding sequence ATGGCACAGCGCGCACTCCCCCTGCCTGCGGCAAGGCTGGGACGGGCCGTCGGAGCGGCGGCCGGAGCAACAACGGTCGGCGGCGTGGTCCTGCTGCTCCCGGACGGCGAGCCCCACTCCCACCGCCGCCCCTCCCCCCTCTCCTACGCCCGCCGGCTCCCGCTGGCCCGCGCCCTGGCCCGCGCGGGCCGCACCGACGGCCTCGCCGCCCACGTGGTGCGCTACCGCTGCCGCGGCTGGAACGCGGACGAGGCCCACCTCGCGGCGGACGCCGAGTGGGCGGTGGACGAGGCGGTACGCCGCTACGGCGACGTCCCCGTCTGCCTGGCCGGCCACGGCATGGGCGCCCGCGCGGCCCTGCGCGCCGGCGGCCACCCGGCGGTCACCGCGGTCCTGGCCCTGGCCCCCTGGCTCCCGGCCGACCCCTCGGCCGACCCCGAACCGGTCAAACACCTGGTCGGCCGCCCCGTCCTCCTCGTCCACGGCACCAATGACGCGCACTGCGACCCGGAGCTGTCCTTCCGCCTCGCCGAACGCGCCAAGAAGTCCAACCGCGACACGTGCCGCTTCGAGGTCCACTCGGACGGCCACGCGCTGCGCCAGCACCGCACGGAGATCGCGGCGCTGGCCGTCGACTTCGTACGGGGCGCCCTGTTCGGCCACGCGTACGCCCGGCCGGTGACCGACGCGCTGGCGGCCCCGCCGCCACTGGGGCTGCGGATGCCACTGGCGGCGGGGTTCGGGGAGTCGTTGGGGGGGTAG
- the cas1e gene encoding type I-E CRISPR-associated endonuclease Cas1e, translated as MATVSQRSALTPRHLTRTGERLSFIYLERCVVHRDANAITAEDAEGTTHIPSATIGTLLLGPGTRITHQAMSVLGETGAAVAWVGERGVRYYAGGRALTRSSALAEAQAVQWANARSRLSVARAMYRLRFPDEDPEGLTRKGLLGREGRRVKDCYRAEAARTGIRWRGRKYVPGDFAAGDAVNQAITAAAQCMYGVAHAVVSSLGCSPALGFVHSGHELSFVLDIADLYKTEVGIPLAFDVAAESEEDVASRTRRALRDRINEMSLLDRCVDDIKHLLLAGGADAASASVDRDVVTLQSDGGVEVAAGRNHGGPDGYEDEEMLW; from the coding sequence GTGGCCACGGTCTCCCAGCGCAGCGCGCTCACGCCTCGCCACCTCACCCGTACCGGTGAGCGGCTGTCCTTCATCTACCTGGAGCGCTGCGTGGTGCACCGGGACGCGAACGCGATCACTGCCGAGGACGCGGAGGGAACCACGCACATTCCCTCCGCGACCATCGGCACCCTGCTCCTGGGCCCCGGAACCCGGATCACGCATCAGGCGATGAGCGTGCTCGGGGAGACCGGTGCCGCCGTGGCCTGGGTCGGTGAACGGGGCGTGCGCTACTACGCGGGCGGCCGTGCGCTGACCCGCTCGTCCGCGCTCGCGGAGGCACAGGCGGTCCAATGGGCCAACGCACGCAGCCGCCTGTCCGTGGCCCGTGCGATGTACCGGCTGCGCTTCCCGGACGAGGACCCCGAGGGGCTCACCCGCAAGGGGCTCCTCGGCCGAGAGGGCCGCCGGGTGAAGGACTGCTACCGTGCCGAGGCGGCCCGTACGGGCATTCGCTGGCGGGGCCGCAAGTACGTCCCGGGCGACTTCGCCGCCGGCGACGCGGTCAACCAGGCGATCACCGCGGCAGCCCAGTGCATGTACGGAGTGGCCCACGCCGTCGTATCGTCCCTCGGCTGCAGCCCGGCCCTGGGCTTCGTGCACTCCGGCCACGAGCTTTCCTTCGTCCTGGACATAGCCGACCTGTACAAGACGGAGGTCGGCATCCCTCTGGCCTTCGACGTGGCCGCGGAGAGCGAGGAGGACGTTGCTTCCCGCACTCGGAGGGCTCTGCGCGACCGCATCAATGAGATGTCCTTGCTGGACCGTTGCGTGGACGACATCAAGCACCTGCTCCTTGCCGGCGGCGCGGACGCGGCTAGCGCCTCCGTTGACCGAGACGTGGTCACGCTCCAGAGCGATGGCGGAGTCGAGGTCGCCGCAGGCCGAAACCACGGCGGGCCGGATGGCTACGAGGACGAGGAGATGCTCTGGTGA
- a CDS encoding adenosine deaminase has product MMSPTLNVPGQDQIRRAPKVLLHDHLDGGLRPGTIVDLAAATGYDALPESEPDKLGIWFREAADSGSLERYLETFAHTCAVMQTRDALFRVAAECAEDLAADGVVYAEVRYAPEQHLEAGLTLEEVVEAVNEGFREGERRARRDGNRIRVGALLTAMRHAARSLEIAELANSYRDQGVVGFDIAGAEAGFPPTRHLDAFEYLKRENNHFTIHAGEAFGLPSIWQAIQWCGADRLGHGVRIIDDIEVAEDGGVKLGRLASYVRDKRIPLELCPTSNLQTGAAASYAEHPIGLLRKLHFRATVNTDNRLMSGTSMSQEFEKLTETFGYTLDDMQWFTVNAMKSAFIPFDERLAMINDVIKPGYAELKSEWLFEQTAATSVSSSLAG; this is encoded by the coding sequence ATGATGAGCCCGACCCTCAATGTGCCCGGCCAGGATCAGATCCGGCGTGCCCCCAAGGTCCTTCTGCACGACCACCTCGACGGCGGCCTGCGCCCCGGGACGATCGTCGACCTCGCGGCGGCGACCGGTTACGACGCGCTGCCCGAGAGCGAGCCGGACAAGCTCGGCATCTGGTTCCGGGAGGCCGCCGACTCCGGTTCGCTGGAGCGGTATCTGGAGACGTTCGCCCACACCTGCGCGGTCATGCAGACCCGTGACGCGCTGTTCCGGGTCGCCGCCGAGTGCGCGGAGGACCTGGCGGCCGACGGTGTCGTCTACGCCGAGGTGCGGTACGCCCCCGAGCAGCACCTGGAGGCCGGGCTGACCCTCGAAGAGGTCGTGGAGGCCGTCAACGAGGGCTTCCGTGAGGGTGAGCGGCGGGCCCGGCGGGACGGGAACCGCATCCGGGTCGGCGCCCTGCTCACCGCGATGCGGCACGCCGCGCGGTCGCTGGAGATCGCCGAGCTCGCCAACAGCTACCGGGACCAGGGCGTCGTCGGCTTCGACATCGCGGGCGCCGAGGCAGGGTTCCCTCCCACCCGGCACCTGGACGCCTTCGAGTACCTCAAGCGCGAGAACAACCACTTCACCATCCACGCGGGCGAGGCCTTCGGGCTGCCGTCGATCTGGCAGGCCATCCAGTGGTGCGGCGCCGACCGGCTCGGCCACGGGGTCCGCATCATCGACGACATCGAGGTCGCGGAGGACGGCGGGGTGAAGCTGGGCCGCCTCGCCTCGTACGTACGGGACAAGCGCATCCCGCTGGAGCTCTGCCCGACGTCCAACCTCCAGACCGGGGCCGCCGCCTCGTACGCCGAGCACCCCATCGGACTCCTGCGCAAGCTGCACTTCCGGGCCACCGTCAACACGGACAACCGGTTGATGAGCGGTACGAGCATGAGCCAGGAATTCGAGAAACTGACCGAGACATTCGGATACACGCTCGACGACATGCAGTGGTTCACCGTCAATGCGATGAAATCAGCATTCATTCCTTTCGATGAACGTCTGGCGATGATCAATGACGTCATCAAGCCCGGATATGCCGAGCTGAAGTCCGAGTGGCTTTTTGAGCAGACGGCTGCGACCAGCGTTTCTTCCTCGCTCGCGGGCTGA
- the cas2e gene encoding type I-E CRISPR-associated endoribonuclease Cas2e, which produces MTVIVLTNCPAGLRGFLTRWLLEISAGVFIGNPSARVRDVLWAEVQEYADQGRALLAHTANTEQGFTFRTHDHKWHPTDHEGLTLIRRPSEGAATRKQSPEGPKPGWSRAAKRRRFGRG; this is translated from the coding sequence GTGACGGTGATCGTGCTCACCAACTGTCCGGCCGGTCTGCGTGGCTTTCTCACGCGCTGGCTCCTTGAGATCTCCGCAGGCGTCTTCATCGGCAACCCCTCGGCGAGAGTCCGCGACGTCCTCTGGGCGGAAGTCCAGGAGTACGCGGACCAGGGCCGCGCCCTGCTGGCCCACACGGCCAACACCGAGCAGGGCTTCACCTTCCGGACGCACGACCACAAGTGGCACCCGACCGACCACGAGGGCCTGACCCTGATCCGCCGCCCGAGCGAGGGTGCGGCGACCAGGAAGCAGTCGCCGGAGGGCCCGAAACCGGGCTGGAGCAGAGCGGCCAAGAGGCGGCGGTTCGGGAGGGGGTAG